Sequence from the Anaerolineae bacterium genome:
AGGTCGGCCACGTTGACGGTGAAGTTGCGGCGGAAATGCCGCCGGATGGTGTGTTCGTAAGCGGACAACGGGCTCGGCTCCAACAGAAGTAGGCCCACGGGCAGATCGCTTCGCCGGCTGCCGTGGGCTGAGGGCAACATACATCAGCGCAGGCAGGGAGGTCAACACTGGCCTGGGCGCACGGCTAACCGCCATCACGCTGCTGACCGCGGGCGGCGCCCGGTTTGTGCCACTTAGCCCCAAGCCGTGCTGGGCCGCGCACGAGTTGAGCTAGACTAAGAACCGGGACGGGCCCCATCTTGAGCTCTGCGGGTCGGGGCCATTTCGTTGGCAGCCCGTGGGTGCGGTATAATGGCCGGGTTAGGGAAGAGACTGGCGACCATGAACAAGGCGATCCATGCAACTGGGCTGCAGGCGAGCGACAAGGAGTTCCTGGCGCGCATCGAGCGCAATCTGGGCATCATTGCGGACCTGAGCCGGGCAGACATTCTGATGTACGTCGCCTCGGGCAGGGACTTCGCCATCATCTCCCAGGCTCGGCCGCACTCGATGGCTCCCATCCATCGCCAGAACCTGGCTGGCAGCAGCGTTCAGCTGGCCGAGGCTGGGCTGATCGGTCGCGTCTTCTCCTCGGGGAGGCAGGCCACCGAGGAGGTGGAGCGGTGGGGCGACACTGCGCCGATGGTGCGACAATTGCATCCGGTACGAGGACCGGGGGGAAACGTGGTCGCTGTCGTCACGGTGGAGACCAATCTCATCGAGCACGAGCGACACCGACGTCGGCACGTACACTTCAGGCGAGCCCTGACCGCCCTCCAGCGAGCCGGGCTGCGGGCGGAAATCCCGGGGGTGGACCAGTTGATCCCCTTTGGGGAGCAGGATGGCATAGTGTTCGTGGATGAGCAGCGGCGCATCCGGTATCTCTCCGGCATCGCGACCAACTTCTACCGCCGCCTGGGCTACATGGAACCGTTGGTGGGCCAGCACCTGGACTTCCTGGAGACCGGGGATGACGAGTTGGTGGGGCGGACGCTGGCCCAAGGGCGCTGCTTCCGAGGAGAGGCCGCCGCCCAGGAGCGCGAGTGGGTGAGACAGGCGATCCCGGTGTACGCGCCGCCGCGTCCTCTGGACCGAGTCGTGCGAGGAATGGGGCGCGGCGCCGAGGCTGACCGGGTTATCGGTGCCTTCCTGCTGGTGCACGACGAGACGGAGAAGCGGCGGCGCCAGCGCGAGCTGCAGGTGAAGTCGGCCATAATCCAGGAGACACACCACCGGGTGAAGAACAACCTGCAGACCATCGCTGCCCTGCTACGGATGGAGGCGCGGAGGAGCACCTCGGCTGAAGCACAGCGGGTGCTCGAGGAGAGCATGAACCGCATTCTCTCCATCTCGGTAGTGCACGAGTTCATGGCCAACCAGGGCGACAGCCCCATCAACCTCCGTGAGGTGGGTCAGAGGTTGGTGGCTCACCTGCGTCAGATGCTAGCGTATCCGGACCGGCACATCGCGGTGAGCATGAGTGGGCCGGACATATACCTGCCGGCCCAGCAGGCCACTGTCTGCTCGCTGGTGATCAACGAGCTTCTCCAGAACGCGGCCGAGCACGGGTTCGCGGGGCAGGCCAGGGGCTCCGTGCACTTACGGCTGGCCGAGACGGCAGACCGGGTGTTGATCGAGGTCGAGGATGATGGGGTGGGGCTGCTGCCGGATTTCGATCTCAACCGGAACGGAAGCGTAGGCCTGAACATCGTACAGGTGCTGGTGCGGGACGACCTGAAGGGGGACGTCAGGCTGACCAGCAACGGCGGAGTGACGGCGACGGTGACTTTCCCCAAGACCACGCAAGAGGTGAAGCCAATTGGAGCGTACGAGAGTTATCATAGCTGACGACGAAGCGATCATCCGGATGGACCTGCGCGAGATGCTCACCAACCTGGGATACCTGGTGGTGGGCGAGGTGGCCGACGGGACCAGCGCTGTCAACCTGGCCCGGGAGCTGAGACCCGACATCGTGATCATGGACATCAAGATGCCCGACCTGGACGGCATAGATGCTGCGCGCCTGCTGACGCAGGAGCGTATCGCTCCGGTGGTGCTCCTCACCGCCTACAGCCAGAGCGAGTTGATAGAGCGAGCCAAGGAAGCAGGGGTGGTGGGCTACATCGTCAAGCCCATCCGCGAGTCGGACCTGGCACCGGCGATCGAGGTAGCGCTGGCCCGATTCGGTGAACTGCGGGCACTCGAGCGAGAGGTGGGGGACCTCAAAGATGCCCTCGAGACGCGCAAGCTGGTGGACCGGGCCAAGGGCATCCTGATGGATAGCCAGGGCCTGAGCGAGGCCCAGGCATTCCGTCGCATCCAGACGATGAGCATGAATACACGCAAGTCCATGAAGCAAGTGGCCGAAGCCATTGTGCTGGCCCACGAGGCCGCAAGAGGCGGGGGGGACTAGGGGATTCCGGGGTCCCCGGCATGGCCTCGGCCTCCCACACGGAGAAGCGAATGAAGCTCTCGGTGCTGGTCCCAGTCTACAACGAGTGTGCCACCATCGAGCAGGTGGTTGCGCAGGTGTTGTCGGTAGATCTGGGCGATCTGGAGCGCGAGGTGATCCTGGTGGACGACGGTTCCACCGACGGGTCGCGGGAAGTACTGACACGTCTGGAAGACCGACCCTATGTCCGCGTGTACTACCACGACGTCAACCAGGGCAAGGGCGCTGCGGTGCGGACGGGCATGTTCCGGGCCACGGGCGACATCATGCTGGTGCAGGACGCGGACCTCGAGTATGACCCGCGCGACTATAGCATAGTGCTGCGCCCCATCCTAGAGGGCCGGGCCGAAGTGGTGTACGGATCGCGCTTCCTGGGGGGGCCGAGGAAGGCCATGCTCTTCTGGCACATGGTAGGGAACCGGAGCCTCACCCTCCTGACCAACATCCTCTACG
This genomic interval carries:
- a CDS encoding response regulator codes for the protein MERTRVIIADDEAIIRMDLREMLTNLGYLVVGEVADGTSAVNLARELRPDIVIMDIKMPDLDGIDAARLLTQERIAPVVLLTAYSQSELIERAKEAGVVGYIVKPIRESDLAPAIEVALARFGELRALEREVGDLKDALETRKLVDRAKGILMDSQGLSEAQAFRRIQTMSMNTRKSMKQVAEAIVLAHEAARGGGD
- a CDS encoding glycosyltransferase family 2 protein, encoding MKLSVLVPVYNECATIEQVVAQVLSVDLGDLEREVILVDDGSTDGSREVLTRLEDRPYVRVYYHDVNQGKGAAVRTGMFRATGDIMLVQDADLEYDPRDYSIVLRPILEGRAEVVYGSRFLGGPRKAMLFWHMVGNRSLTLLTNILYDSILTDMETCYKAFRADVIRGLVLRARKFELEPELTAKILKQGYRIYEVPISYNGREYAEGKKITWRDGPQAAWTLLRCRFRD